The sequence below is a genomic window from bacterium.
TCGTGCCGGACTGGGTGTGGTCTTTGATGCCGGAGCTCGGCATCAGCTCGGGCGGAACCGGTGTGACGTGGGCGCTTGACGCCGGTGCGTTGTACAAGCCCTTCGACTTCCTGCAGGCAGGGATCGCACTATCGAATATCGGACCCAACATTGCCTACACCTCTTCCGGCGAATCCGACCCGCTGCCCAGGATGTTGCGCGTCGGAGCGGCCTACTACCCGGTGAAGAACAACGTCGTTTCCGTGGCGATCGTCCCCGAGGTCGAGAAGATCCTTGTCGGGATGTTCTACGATTCCACCGGTACCGAGTCGTTCAGCCGCAAGCTGCAGGTGGAGGCCCGCGATGCCTGGAAATCGTTCGGGGTCGAGGCGAAGTTCATCAACCTGCTGTCTGCGCGCGTCGGCTACTTCGAGGACCTGACCGGCCAGCGCGGCGGCATCGTCCTTGAGAAGGACGGCCAGACGTACCACTACGGTCTCGGGGACGTGCTGACCCGGAAGGGGCTCGGGACCTTCAAGTCCATCGGCCTCTGTCTGGGCGGTGGAGTCGAGTTCATGCGGTTCAAGTTCGACCTGAGCATGGACCAGTGGATTTACGATTTCCCGACTTCGAACTACAAATTCTCCTTCTCGTACCAGTTCTAAGAGCCATCGCCTACCATTCGATCGTTCATCGCACATCGCCTGCCGTTGAACGGATGAATGCTGCTCGAACCTGCCGCCACCATGTCTAATCTCACGGTCGTCGGTACGCAGTGGGGCGACGAGGGCAAGGGCAAGGTTGTGGACTACCTGGCCGGCCGCGCCGACGTCGTGGCCAGGTTCCAGGGCGGACCCAACGCCGGACACACGGTTCGGGTCGAGCGGAGCACATTTACCTTCCATCAGATTCCATCGGCTGTCCTCTACCCGAAAGTGGTCTGCGTTATCGGTTGCGGGTGCGTCATTGACCCGTACGTCTTCGAGCACGAACTGGCCGCGCTGCGCAAGCACAAAGTGCCGCTCGGTCAGCGACTGGTGGTCGACTGCCGGGCCCACATGATACTGCCGTATCACCAACAGCTCGACCGGCTGCGGGATGAGCAATCGGCCAAGCAGCGCATCGGTACCACCGGCCGCGGAATCGGTCCGGCTTACGCGGACAAAGTGAACCGCTCCGGCATTCGCGCCGGGGACCTGCTTTCCGAAGAGGTTTTCAACGACAAGCTGAAGCACAACGTGGCCGCGGCCAACTTCCTGCTGATGGACCGCTACAAAGCCGAGCCGATATCCTTCAAGGACACGGCGCACGAGTACTGGCAGGCCACCCGGCGAATCGCGAAGATGGTCGGTGACGGCAGTCTGATCATCGAGGACGCGCTAAGGCGAGGAGCCAGTGTGATGTTTGAGGGAGCGCAGGGCATGCATCTGGACATCGACTTTGGCACCTATCCCTATGTAACGTCCTCAC
It includes:
- a CDS encoding PorV/PorQ family protein — encoded protein: MRKKACWLALVSLLGVAAASQNPGAVFLEIWPAARPTGLAGAFTAVSDDASSLYYNQGGMGFLQGTNATLMHCNWLPGLYQGMYYEYAGLTHQLKDYGNVGVNIVYLTTGETDVVNERGDFLGRYTTFDVAVAAGYGYKVLPNLGVGAAAKFVYSFLVPDWVWSLMPELGISSGGTGVTWALDAGALYKPFDFLQAGIALSNIGPNIAYTSSGESDPLPRMLRVGAAYYPVKNNVVSVAIVPEVEKILVGMFYDSTGTESFSRKLQVEARDAWKSFGVEAKFINLLSARVGYFEDLTGQRGGIVLEKDGQTYHYGLGDVLTRKGLGTFKSIGLCLGGGVEFMRFKFDLSMDQWIYDFPTSNYKFSFSYQF
- a CDS encoding adenylosuccinate synthase, which produces MSNLTVVGTQWGDEGKGKVVDYLAGRADVVARFQGGPNAGHTVRVERSTFTFHQIPSAVLYPKVVCVIGCGCVIDPYVFEHELAALRKHKVPLGQRLVVDCRAHMILPYHQQLDRLRDEQSAKQRIGTTGRGIGPAYADKVNRSGIRAGDLLSEEVFNDKLKHNVAAANFLLMDRYKAEPISFKDTAHEYWQATRRIAKMVGDGSLIIEDALRRGASVMFEGAQGMHLDIDFGTYPYVTSSLTWAGGVAPGTGISPVWLEEVVGIAKAYTTRVGLGPFPTEMNDADAERLRALGSEYGATTGRPRRCGWFDAPLVRVSVRHNKLNALVVTKLDVLDSFDEIKICRAYRLDGVEVGEFDSFHAEQLEPVYETMPGWREKTSGCRSFAELPLRARRYLARLETLCGCPIALVSVGSERSQTIPYKSRKLRWLRTA